The following coding sequences lie in one Maribacter forsetii DSM 18668 genomic window:
- a CDS encoding 2-oxoglutarate dehydrogenase E1 component: MDKYSFLNTVHTSFFSELYDKYLVNPDSVEPSWRAFFQGFDFGMESSLDELEIDENRTTVVVNGHSSEMPESLQKEFQVIRLIDGYRSRGHLFTKTNPVRERRHYEPTLDIENFGLASSDLDTIFNAGDVIGIGPNSLKEIVRHLQSIYCDAIGVEYMYIRKPERVKWIQDWINVNDNHPNFEPDRKKHILKKLNHAISFETFLHTKYVGQKRFSLEGNESLIPALDVIVERAAEMGVKQFVMGMAHRGRLNVLTNIFGKSAKDIFSEFDGKDYEQEIFDGDVKYHLGWTSDRKSDNGNKIKMSIAPNPSHLETVGAVVEGIARAKQDADYQDDISKVLPIVVHGDAAIAGQGLVYEVVQMAGLDGYKTGGTIHIVVNNQIGFTTNYLDARTSTYCTDVAKVTLSPVLHVNADDAEAVVHASLFALEYRMRFKGDVFIDLLGYRKYGHNEGDEPRFTQPKLYKAISKHKNPRDIYAERLIQEGVIDGTYVKQLEKQYKDSLEEKLEDSRKEDKTVITPFMADEWKGFENVREWEMMDAVNTKFTKTKLNKIAKVITALPEGKKFLRKVEKLVKDRYNMYFEADNLDWAMGELLAYGSLLEEGYAVRMSGQDVERGTFSHRHAVMKVEESEEEVILLNHLSEKQAKFQIYNSLLSEYGVVGFDYGYAMASPNTLTIWEAQFGDFSNGAQIMIDQYISAAEDKWKLQNGLVMLLPHGYEGQGAEHSSARMERYLQLCAKDNMYIADVTTPAQMFHILRRQMKSNFRKPLIIFTPKSLLRHPRAVSKIADLTGGGFQEVIDDETADAKKVKSLVFCTGKFYYDLLAAKEENNRDDVALVRVEQLFPIPEKQMKAAIAKYKNADDVVWAQEEPRNMGAWSHLLTHFDEARNFRVVSRRFYAAPAAGSSVRSKARHQQVVDYVFDKTKDNMSKPKK, encoded by the coding sequence ATGGATAAATATTCCTTTTTAAATACCGTTCATACCTCTTTTTTTTCAGAGTTATACGATAAGTACTTAGTAAATCCAGATAGTGTAGAGCCAAGTTGGAGAGCCTTTTTTCAAGGATTCGATTTTGGAATGGAGAGCTCTTTAGATGAGCTGGAAATCGATGAAAATCGCACTACAGTTGTAGTAAATGGCCATTCTAGTGAAATGCCGGAATCTCTCCAGAAAGAGTTTCAGGTAATTCGATTAATAGATGGTTATAGAAGCAGAGGTCATCTGTTTACTAAAACAAATCCCGTACGTGAGCGAAGACATTACGAACCAACTTTAGATATTGAAAACTTCGGATTAGCTTCGTCTGATCTCGATACTATTTTTAATGCAGGTGACGTAATTGGTATAGGTCCAAATTCTTTAAAAGAGATTGTTAGACATTTACAAAGTATCTATTGCGATGCTATTGGTGTAGAGTATATGTATATACGAAAGCCAGAGCGCGTTAAATGGATTCAAGATTGGATAAATGTAAATGACAATCATCCGAATTTTGAGCCAGATCGTAAAAAGCATATTCTTAAGAAGCTTAATCATGCTATTTCTTTCGAAACTTTTTTGCATACTAAATATGTAGGGCAAAAAAGATTTTCTTTAGAAGGAAATGAATCATTGATCCCTGCCTTAGATGTAATTGTAGAACGCGCCGCTGAAATGGGTGTGAAGCAATTTGTTATGGGTATGGCACACCGTGGTAGATTAAATGTACTTACCAATATATTTGGCAAATCTGCTAAAGATATCTTTAGTGAGTTTGACGGTAAAGATTACGAACAAGAGATTTTTGATGGAGACGTTAAGTATCACTTAGGTTGGACGTCTGACAGAAAATCTGATAACGGAAATAAAATTAAGATGAGTATTGCTCCTAATCCATCTCACTTAGAGACGGTAGGTGCGGTTGTTGAAGGTATTGCAAGAGCAAAACAAGATGCTGATTATCAAGATGATATTTCTAAGGTTTTGCCTATTGTAGTTCATGGTGATGCTGCAATAGCAGGTCAAGGTTTGGTCTATGAAGTAGTTCAAATGGCTGGTCTTGATGGATATAAGACTGGTGGTACCATACATATAGTTGTAAACAACCAAATTGGGTTTACTACTAATTACCTAGATGCTAGAACATCTACTTATTGTACAGATGTTGCTAAGGTGACATTGAGTCCGGTATTACATGTTAATGCAGATGATGCAGAGGCGGTTGTACACGCATCTCTTTTTGCATTAGAATATAGAATGCGCTTTAAAGGTGATGTATTTATAGATTTGTTAGGATATAGAAAATACGGGCATAATGAAGGTGATGAGCCAAGATTTACACAGCCTAAATTGTATAAAGCAATATCTAAACATAAGAATCCAAGAGATATCTATGCGGAAAGACTGATTCAAGAAGGTGTTATTGATGGCACTTATGTAAAGCAATTAGAAAAGCAGTATAAAGATTCTCTAGAAGAAAAATTAGAAGATTCACGTAAAGAAGATAAAACTGTAATTACACCGTTCATGGCAGATGAATGGAAAGGTTTTGAAAATGTGCGTGAGTGGGAAATGATGGATGCGGTGAATACTAAATTCACTAAAACCAAATTGAATAAAATTGCCAAAGTAATTACGGCTTTACCAGAGGGTAAGAAGTTTTTACGCAAAGTGGAGAAATTGGTTAAAGATAGATACAACATGTATTTTGAAGCCGATAATCTTGACTGGGCAATGGGAGAACTTTTAGCATACGGTTCTTTATTAGAAGAAGGTTATGCGGTTCGTATGTCTGGACAAGATGTAGAACGTGGTACCTTTTCTCACCGTCATGCGGTAATGAAAGTTGAAGAGAGTGAAGAAGAGGTTATTTTATTAAATCACCTTTCTGAAAAGCAAGCTAAATTTCAAATATACAATTCACTATTGTCAGAATATGGTGTGGTAGGCTTTGACTATGGTTACGCTATGGCCAGTCCTAATACATTAACTATTTGGGAAGCACAATTTGGAGATTTCAGTAATGGAGCCCAAATTATGATTGACCAGTATATTTCTGCGGCAGAAGATAAGTGGAAGCTTCAAAACGGTTTGGTAATGTTATTGCCACACGGTTATGAGGGGCAAGGTGCTGAGCACTCTTCTGCTAGAATGGAGCGTTACTTACAATTGTGTGCTAAGGATAATATGTATATAGCAGATGTGACTACACCAGCGCAGATGTTCCATATTCTTCGTAGGCAAATGAAGTCTAATTTTAGAAAGCCATTGATCATATTTACTCCTAAGAGTTTGTTGAGACATCCAAGGGCGGTATCTAAAATTGCTGACTTAACCGGTGGTGGTTTCCAAGAAGTAATAGATGATGAAACTGCAGATGCTAAAAAAGTAAAAAGTTTAGTATTCTGTACAGGTAAGTTCTATTATGATTTGCTTGCTGCTAAAGAAGAGAACAATAGAGATGATGTTGCTTTGGTAAGGGTAGAACAGTTGTTTCCTATACCGGAAAAACAAATGAAAGCGGCTATTGCAAAGTATAAAAATGCAGATGACGTGGTGTGGGCTCAAGAAGAACCTAGAAATATGGGTGCATGGAGCCATTTATTAACGCATTTTGACGAGGCTCGAAATTTCAGAGTAGTGTCTAGACGTTTTTATGCGGCACCTGCAGCAGGTAGTTCTGTACGTTCAAAAGCACGTCACCAACAAGTTGTAGATTACGTCTTTGATAAGACAAAGGACAATATGTCCAAACCTAAAAAATAA
- the odhB gene encoding 2-oxoglutarate dehydrogenase complex dihydrolipoyllysine-residue succinyltransferase: MILEMKVPSPGESITEVEIAEWLVEDGDYVEKDQAIAEVDSDKATLELPAEVSGIITLKAEEGDAVAVGAVVCLIDTSAEKPEGASGAPSAPKEEKKEAPKTEKAPQPAKAKETYASGVPSPSAKKILDEKGVDSTSVSGSGRDRRITKEDAVNAVPSMGTPTGGSRGETRSKLSMLRRKVAERLVSAKNETAMLTTFNEVDMSAIFELRKKYKEDFKSKHGVGLGFMSFFTKAVVRALEMYPAVNSMIDGKEMVSYDFCDISIAVSGPKGLMVPVIRNAENLTFRGVEAEVKRLALRARDGAITVDEMTGGTFTITNGGVFGSMLSTPIINPPQSAILGMHNIVERPIARDGAIAIAPIMYVAVSYDHRIIDGKESVGFLVAIKEALENPEELLMDNNVKKALEM; this comes from the coding sequence ATGATTCTAGAAATGAAAGTCCCTTCGCCGGGAGAGTCTATCACAGAGGTAGAGATAGCGGAATGGTTAGTTGAAGATGGGGATTATGTAGAAAAAGATCAAGCAATTGCAGAGGTAGATTCAGATAAGGCTACTTTAGAATTACCTGCAGAAGTAAGTGGTATAATTACATTGAAAGCAGAAGAAGGTGATGCTGTTGCCGTAGGTGCTGTCGTGTGTTTAATAGATACAAGTGCAGAGAAACCAGAAGGTGCTTCAGGTGCACCTAGTGCACCGAAGGAAGAGAAAAAAGAAGCACCAAAAACTGAAAAAGCTCCTCAGCCAGCTAAAGCTAAGGAAACTTATGCTTCGGGTGTACCTTCACCGTCCGCAAAGAAAATACTTGACGAAAAAGGTGTGGATAGTACATCTGTTTCCGGTTCTGGTCGTGATCGAAGAATTACTAAAGAGGATGCTGTAAATGCAGTTCCTTCAATGGGTACACCTACAGGTGGTAGCCGTGGTGAGACGCGATCTAAACTTTCTATGTTAAGAAGAAAAGTTGCCGAGAGATTGGTTTCTGCAAAGAACGAAACAGCTATGCTAACCACTTTCAACGAAGTGGATATGAGTGCTATTTTTGAACTTAGAAAAAAGTACAAAGAAGATTTTAAAAGTAAACATGGTGTGGGATTAGGATTTATGTCCTTCTTCACAAAAGCTGTGGTTAGAGCTTTGGAAATGTATCCTGCCGTTAATTCTATGATAGATGGTAAAGAAATGGTTTCTTATGATTTCTGTGATATTAGTATAGCGGTGTCTGGACCAAAAGGATTAATGGTTCCTGTAATAAGAAATGCTGAAAACTTAACATTTAGAGGTGTTGAGGCAGAAGTAAAAAGGTTAGCATTAAGAGCACGTGATGGAGCAATTACTGTTGATGAAATGACGGGTGGTACATTTACTATTACTAATGGTGGTGTATTCGGTTCTATGTTGTCTACGCCAATTATCAACCCGCCACAAAGTGCTATTTTAGGTATGCATAATATTGTAGAGAGACCAATCGCTAGAGATGGGGCTATTGCAATTGCACCTATAATGTATGTTGCGGTTTCTTATGACCACAGAATTATTGATGGTAAAGAATCTGTAGGTTTCTTAGTTGCAATTAAAGAAGCTTTAGAAAATCCAGAAGAATTATTGATGGATAATAATGTAAAGAAAGCTTTAGAAATGTAA
- a CDS encoding retropepsin-like aspartic protease produces MTTLKNFLKDKNYVRIPLVLTATDHFEINAEINAVEGRFILDTGASNTCIGMNRIEHFKLISEESIIKAAGAGATNMETLVSKENTIDINSWKYKKLEIVLFDLKHVNEALTAHNAEPVDGIIGADILKKSKAIIDYNKKCIYLKKKKR; encoded by the coding sequence ATGACTACCCTCAAAAACTTTTTGAAGGATAAAAATTACGTACGCATACCCTTAGTTTTGACCGCTACAGATCATTTTGAAATTAATGCAGAAATAAACGCTGTTGAAGGACGGTTTATTTTAGATACCGGAGCATCCAACACCTGTATTGGAATGAATCGTATTGAACATTTTAAATTGATTTCTGAAGAATCTATAATTAAAGCTGCAGGGGCAGGTGCCACTAATATGGAAACCTTAGTCTCTAAAGAGAATACAATTGACATCAATTCTTGGAAGTATAAAAAACTAGAGATCGTACTTTTCGACCTTAAACACGTGAACGAAGCACTGACTGCCCACAATGCAGAACCTGTTGATGGAATTATTGGAGCTGATATCTTAAAAAAATCGAAAGCAATTATAGATTACAACAAAAAGTGTATTTATCTAAAAAAGAAAAAGCGCTGA
- a CDS encoding TatD family hydrolase — protein sequence MIITDTHTHLYSEAFDEDRNEAVQKAIDLGVKRFFIPAIDSTYTESMLALEKDFPGHMFLMAGLHPTHVKENFEEELSHVEEMLGKHTYYAIGEIGIDLYWEQKYLKEQQIAFRKQIQIAKKHKLPIVIHCRDAFDEVFEILEEEKGDDLRGIFHCFTGTYEHAEKAISYNMKLGIGGVVTFKNGKIDTFLNKIDLKHIVLETDSPYLAPTPYRGKRNESAYIINVLEKLADIHGVPNEEVALLTTGNSKDVFGI from the coding sequence ATGATAATAACAGATACGCATACACATTTATATAGCGAAGCTTTTGATGAAGATAGAAATGAAGCCGTGCAGAAAGCAATTGATTTAGGAGTGAAGCGATTTTTTATTCCTGCTATAGATTCTACCTATACAGAAAGTATGTTAGCTTTAGAGAAAGACTTTCCGGGTCATATGTTCTTAATGGCAGGTTTGCATCCTACGCATGTGAAAGAAAATTTTGAGGAAGAGTTGTCGCATGTAGAAGAAATGTTGGGTAAACATACTTACTATGCAATAGGTGAAATTGGAATAGACCTTTATTGGGAACAGAAGTATTTAAAAGAACAGCAAATAGCTTTTAGAAAGCAAATACAGATAGCTAAAAAGCATAAATTGCCTATTGTTATACATTGTCGCGATGCCTTTGATGAGGTGTTTGAGATATTAGAAGAGGAGAAAGGTGATGATTTAAGAGGGATATTTCATTGTTTTACGGGAACATATGAGCATGCGGAAAAGGCTATATCATATAATATGAAGTTGGGTATTGGTGGAGTAGTTACTTTTAAGAATGGTAAAATAGATACTTTTTTAAATAAAATAGATTTAAAACATATTGTACTTGAAACTGATTCGCCTTACTTAGCGCCTACACCTTATAGAGGTAAAAGAAATGAAAGTGCCTACATTATTAATGTACTTGAGAAATTGGCGGATATTCACGGTGTTCCTAATGAAGAGGTAGCTTTATTGACAACAGGGAACTCTAAGGATGTTTTTGGTATTTAG
- a CDS encoding asparaginase, translating to MGLGVDKRNILLIYTGGTIGMMKDYTSGALKAFDFSQLLKNIPELNQLDCTISSFSFEHPIDSSNMNPAHWVAIADIISGKYQDYDGFVVLHGSDTMSYTASALSFLLENLSKPVILTGSQLPIGDLRTDAKENLITAIQIAALYKKGKPVIQEVGLYFEYKLYRGNRTTKINAEQFQAFASLNYPHLIESGVHLTVFNEYLLPQKKKLTLKSHRNMDDNVAILKIFPGINKNVIDAILQAENLKALVLETYGSGNAPMEEWFLEKLNNAINKGIHIINVTQCSGGAVMMGHYETSSRLKKMQVINGKDITTEAAITKAMYLLGSGISNELFKTVFETSLRGEML from the coding sequence ATGGGTTTGGGTGTAGATAAAAGAAATATACTATTGATTTATACGGGAGGTACTATAGGTATGATGAAAGATTATACTTCTGGAGCCTTAAAAGCTTTTGATTTTTCGCAGTTGCTGAAGAATATACCTGAGCTTAATCAATTAGATTGTACCATATCTAGTTTTTCTTTTGAGCATCCAATAGATTCTTCTAATATGAACCCTGCTCATTGGGTGGCAATTGCAGATATTATTTCTGGCAAATATCAAGATTATGATGGTTTTGTGGTGCTTCATGGTAGTGATACTATGAGTTACACGGCATCGGCACTTAGTTTTTTGCTAGAGAATCTTTCAAAGCCCGTAATATTGACAGGATCTCAATTGCCTATTGGTGATTTGAGAACCGATGCTAAAGAGAATTTAATAACGGCTATACAAATTGCTGCTTTATATAAAAAGGGTAAGCCTGTGATACAAGAAGTCGGACTTTATTTTGAGTATAAATTGTATCGTGGTAATAGAACTACGAAGATAAATGCAGAACAATTTCAAGCTTTTGCGTCCTTAAATTATCCGCATTTAATTGAATCTGGTGTGCATTTGACCGTTTTTAATGAATATTTATTACCTCAAAAAAAGAAATTAACGTTAAAATCTCATAGAAATATGGATGATAATGTGGCGATTTTAAAAATTTTTCCGGGAATTAACAAAAATGTTATTGATGCAATTTTGCAAGCTGAAAATTTAAAAGCACTGGTTTTGGAGACGTATGGTTCTGGAAATGCGCCTATGGAAGAATGGTTTTTAGAGAAATTAAATAATGCAATAAATAAAGGTATTCATATAATTAATGTTACGCAGTGTTCTGGTGGCGCTGTAATGATGGGGCATTACGAAACTAGTTCTAGGCTAAAAAAAATGCAAGTTATTAATGGTAAGGATATTACAACTGAGGCTGCCATTACAAAGGCAATGTACTTACTTGGTAGTGGTATCTCTAATGAGTTGTTTAAAACTGTTTTTGAAACTTCACTACGTGGAGAGATGCTATAA
- a CDS encoding MotA/TolQ/ExbB proton channel family protein: MKKLFPSLAVAGAFVAGTNIVSAKVAAVALLVQEGGAEAEKGFTQVLKEMFITGGAGFMGIVLLCLILGLAVAIERIIYLNMASTNSAKLKQQVEDALASGGVEAAKEVCRNTKGPVASIYYQGLDRAGESIESAEKAVVSYGGVQMGQLEKNVSWLSLFIAIAPMLGFMGTVIGMIQAFQKIAAVGNLSASLIAGDIQVALLTTVFGLITAIILQIFYNYIIAKIDSIVNDMEDSSITLIDMLVDHKK; this comes from the coding sequence ATGAAAAAATTATTCCCAAGCCTAGCAGTCGCTGGGGCATTTGTAGCAGGTACAAATATTGTAAGTGCAAAAGTAGCAGCAGTAGCTTTGCTAGTTCAAGAAGGAGGAGCTGAAGCTGAAAAAGGCTTTACTCAAGTTTTAAAAGAAATGTTTATTACAGGTGGTGCCGGTTTCATGGGTATCGTTCTTTTATGTTTGATTCTTGGTTTGGCAGTTGCTATTGAAAGAATTATTTATTTGAACATGGCTAGTACAAATTCTGCCAAGTTGAAACAACAAGTTGAAGACGCATTGGCATCTGGTGGTGTTGAGGCTGCAAAAGAGGTTTGTAGAAATACAAAAGGACCTGTTGCTTCTATCTACTATCAAGGTTTAGATAGAGCTGGTGAGAGCATTGAGTCTGCTGAAAAAGCGGTTGTTTCTTACGGTGGTGTTCAAATGGGGCAATTAGAGAAAAACGTTTCTTGGTTGTCTTTATTTATCGCAATTGCACCAATGCTTGGTTTCATGGGTACGGTAATCGGTATGATTCAAGCCTTCCAAAAGATTGCAGCTGTTGGTAATTTAAGTGCATCTCTTATTGCAGGTGATATTCAAGTTGCATTATTAACAACGGTATTCGGTCTTATTACGGCAATTATCCTTCAAATTTTCTATAACTACATTATCGCTAAAATTGATAGCATCGTTAATGATATGGAAGACTCTTCGATTACTTTAATCGATATGTTGGTAGATCACAAAAAATAA
- a CDS encoding ExbD/TolR family protein has translation MARRAGAPEVSAGSMADIAFLLLIFFLVTTTIETDAGLDRMLPPMEPPTEAPPIIKQKNIFTVNINRNGQLLVEDEILSIDKLRERAVAFLDNGGAPSGSPDYCSYCKGKRNAESSDNPTKAIISLKNDRETKYSTYITVQNELVGAYNDLRNREAKRLFGKDYVEMEAEYLNPETEDSVKEELKEKVQRIQGLFPQKLSEAETSSE, from the coding sequence ATGGCTAGAAGAGCAGGAGCACCAGAAGTTAGTGCGGGTTCAATGGCAGACATAGCTTTCCTTTTACTTATCTTTTTCTTGGTAACTACTACTATTGAGACAGATGCGGGATTGGATCGTATGTTACCGCCAATGGAGCCACCTACGGAAGCGCCACCAATTATTAAGCAAAAGAACATTTTTACGGTAAACATTAACCGAAATGGTCAGTTGTTGGTGGAAGATGAGATTCTTTCAATAGATAAATTGCGTGAAAGAGCAGTAGCGTTTTTAGATAACGGTGGAGCACCATCAGGAAGTCCTGATTATTGTAGCTACTGTAAAGGAAAACGTAATGCTGAATCTTCGGATAACCCGACAAAAGCAATTATCTCTTTAAAGAATGATCGAGAAACTAAGTATAGTACTTACATTACAGTTCAGAATGAATTGGTAGGTGCATACAACGATCTTAGAAATAGAGAAGCTAAACGTTTATTCGGCAAGGATTATGTTGAAATGGAAGCGGAGTATTTAAATCCTGAAACTGAAGATTCTGTTAAAGAAGAATTGAAGGAAAAGGTACAAAGAATACAAGGTTTGTTTCCTCAGAAATTATCTGAAGCTGAAACTTCAAGCGAATAA
- a CDS encoding ExbD/TolR family protein: MSKFAKKKDGEVPAVSTASLPDIVFMLLFFFMTVTVMKDSSLKVDNVLPNASEVKKLEKKDRVIYIYVGKPTKEYEKTFGTEPKIQLNDKFASPSEVGDYILMERAKKPQEIQNVLTTALKVDKNANMGLISDIKQELRKVNALKVNYTTYEGDAFNNLQ, encoded by the coding sequence ATGTCAAAATTTGCAAAGAAAAAAGATGGAGAGGTACCAGCGGTATCAACAGCTTCCCTTCCTGACATTGTATTTATGCTTTTGTTTTTCTTTATGACAGTAACCGTTATGAAGGATAGTTCCTTGAAAGTTGATAACGTACTTCCGAACGCTAGTGAAGTAAAGAAATTGGAAAAGAAAGATCGTGTAATCTATATTTATGTTGGTAAGCCAACAAAAGAATACGAGAAAACATTTGGTACTGAACCAAAGATTCAATTAAACGATAAATTTGCTAGTCCTTCAGAAGTTGGTGATTATATTTTAATGGAAAGAGCTAAAAAGCCTCAGGAAATTCAAAATGTATTGACCACGGCACTTAAGGTTGATAAGAACGCTAATATGGGATTGATTTCCGATATTAAACAAGAGTTAAGAAAGGTTAACGCTTTAAAGGTAAATTATACTACCTATGAAGGTGACGCTTTCAATAATCTACAATAG
- a CDS encoding porin family protein encodes MRFVLLFCLVTFYSNAQLVTNSVEEERYFEDQFYIGLSYNFILNHPEGSNQRNLSYGLQAGIIKDLPLNRAGTKAIGIGAGLALNSYYSNLVADISDDEISYSINDDITRSKLETHLIEFPLEFRWRNSTAEEYKFWRIYGGIKAAYVLGARSKYDLDDISEGFKNTDLTKFQYGLTLSFGYNTFNVNAYYSLTELFDGNASVNGEVLQYRPLRIGLIFYIL; translated from the coding sequence ATGCGCTTTGTCCTATTATTTTGTTTGGTCACATTTTATTCCAATGCTCAGTTAGTAACTAATAGTGTGGAGGAAGAACGTTATTTTGAAGATCAGTTTTACATAGGATTATCCTACAATTTTATTTTAAATCATCCTGAGGGTTCTAATCAACGTAACCTATCTTATGGTCTACAAGCAGGTATAATTAAAGATTTGCCTTTAAATCGTGCAGGAACTAAAGCTATAGGTATAGGTGCAGGCTTAGCATTGAACAGTTATTACTCAAATCTTGTGGCAGATATTTCTGATGATGAGATATCTTATAGTATCAATGACGATATTACCAGGAGTAAGCTAGAAACGCACTTAATAGAGTTTCCGTTAGAATTTAGATGGCGGAATTCTACAGCAGAGGAATATAAGTTTTGGCGTATATATGGTGGTATTAAGGCTGCATATGTGCTAGGTGCTCGATCAAAGTATGATTTAGATGATATTAGTGAGGGTTTCAAGAATACAGATCTGACAAAATTTCAATACGGACTGACTTTAAGTTTTGGGTATAATACGTTTAATGTAAATGCTTATTATTCTTTAACCGAATTGTTTGATGGTAATGCTTCTGTAAATGGAGAGGTATTGCAGTATCGTCCACTTAGAATCGGACTTATTTTTTATATTCTATAA
- the rpoN gene encoding RNA polymerase factor sigma-54, giving the protein MLKQHLSFKLSQKLSPQQIQLMKLIQLPTQAFEQRLKQELEENPALETGKEDVESTTDDYDDVYDDASDNETINTEDINIDDYLSDDEIPDYRTKANNYSSDDEEKSVPYAAGISFNQHLLNQLNTVYLTDDEWNIAEFLVGSVDESGYIRRPIADIMDDLAFTQNVYTDEETITKILGIVQELDPPGVGARSLEECLIIQLERKEITPSIELATDILRKSFEHFTKKHYQKLIQKHNITEAELKEAIGEIEKLNPKPGGSYSGNNRIVEHVVPDFAIRITEGELELTLNGRNAPELHVSREYSNMLKGYKEAKEKSKSQKDTVMFIKQKLDAAKWFIDAIRQRQQTLFITMNSIMQYQKEYFLTGDERNLRPMILKDIADEIGMDVSTVSRVANSKYVDTPYGTKLIKEYFSESMKNEQGEDVSTKEIKKILETVIQNEPKKKPLTDDKLAAILKEKGYPIARRTVAKYREQLSIPVARMRKEI; this is encoded by the coding sequence ATGCTAAAACAACATTTATCTTTTAAACTTTCCCAAAAGTTATCTCCCCAGCAAATTCAATTGATGAAGCTGATTCAATTGCCTACGCAAGCTTTTGAACAACGCCTAAAACAAGAATTAGAGGAGAATCCTGCTTTAGAAACCGGTAAAGAAGATGTTGAAAGCACTACCGATGATTATGATGATGTTTATGATGATGCATCGGACAATGAAACCATCAACACAGAAGACATCAATATAGATGATTATCTGAGTGATGATGAAATTCCTGATTATCGTACCAAAGCAAATAACTACAGTTCTGACGATGAGGAAAAAAGTGTTCCTTATGCAGCAGGTATTTCATTCAACCAACATTTATTAAATCAGCTAAATACCGTTTATCTAACAGATGATGAATGGAACATTGCCGAGTTTTTAGTAGGTAGTGTAGATGAAAGTGGATACATACGTAGACCAATAGCCGACATTATGGACGATTTGGCTTTTACGCAAAATGTATACACAGACGAAGAAACCATAACTAAAATACTGGGCATAGTTCAAGAGCTAGACCCGCCAGGTGTTGGTGCAAGGTCATTAGAAGAATGTTTGATCATACAACTGGAACGTAAAGAAATTACACCAAGTATTGAGCTTGCTACGGATATTCTTAGAAAATCATTTGAGCACTTTACCAAAAAACATTATCAAAAATTAATTCAAAAACATAATATAACCGAAGCTGAGCTAAAAGAGGCAATCGGAGAAATTGAAAAATTAAATCCTAAGCCAGGTGGTTCCTATTCTGGAAACAACAGAATTGTAGAGCACGTTGTACCTGATTTTGCAATTAGAATTACAGAAGGTGAATTAGAACTTACCCTCAATGGTAGAAACGCACCAGAATTACATGTATCTAGAGAGTATAGCAATATGCTTAAAGGCTATAAAGAAGCCAAGGAGAAGTCCAAATCCCAAAAAGACACAGTAATGTTCATTAAGCAGAAATTAGATGCTGCTAAATGGTTTATAGACGCTATTAGACAACGTCAACAGACATTGTTCATTACCATGAACTCTATCATGCAATATCAAAAAGAGTATTTCCTAACAGGAGATGAACGTAATTTAAGACCCATGATCTTAAAAGATATTGCAGATGAAATTGGCATGGACGTTTCTACCGTTTCAAGGGTAGCAAATAGCAAATATGTTGACACCCCTTATGGTACTAAACTTATTAAAGAGTACTTTTCCGAGTCAATGAAAAATGAACAAGGTGAAGATGTTTCTACTAAAGAGATAAAGAAAATTTTAGAAACAGTTATCCAAAATGAGCCTAAGAAAAAGCCATTAACAGATGACAAACTTGCAGCAATTCTAAAGGAAAAAGGATATCCGATTGCAAGAAGAACGGTTGCCAAATATAGAGAACAACTAAGTATTCCGGTAGCACGCATGAGAAAAGAAATCTAA